TGAAATTCTCTCTGCAGTTAATTCTCTGAGTTCTTGGCTCAGGCGCATTCTTGATGGTGCTGATGACCCCCATATTATCAAACCTCAATCTGGTACTAATGCAgaaagatgattttttttatttgttttgttttgtttttgtgggTTAGAGTTGTATGGTTTCATGATAATATTGATGTGATAATATGATGAATTTAGTTTTTGTAGCAAATTCTGAAGTAATGTGTAATTCTGTAAAAGTTAAAATCAGTTTTAGCTATCTGATTCGTGTAAATGTGTAAAAGGACGGTAAAGCTGTCAGTTTTCGTTCTAAGTACTTGGTTTCTGCATAATCTTGCATAATCTGAAATTAATGTTTCTGCTCGACGTTGTGTGAAAAAATAAGCGTTATTTTAACGTTAGATTACTTTTCAATAGAAAAAATGTAAAGAAAGAGATGTAACACGGATGAAGAAGGGATCAATTGAAAGATATTTATTGGAGCATTGCCTTTTCTAGCTGTAAATGATGAGAAATTTAATTGTCCAAGTTAATATTCTTGACGTTTATTTGTGTTTGTTTTTGCTTATCATATTTCTGGCGCAGGATACAAGCTTGGTGGGCAACAGGCGAATAGTGATAAAAATTCTGAATCTATGGGCTTTTTTAACCTGAGTGGAGAGCAGGTTACCAAGCTGCATGATAAATGTATGCCAAGAAGAATTGGGATATATATGGAACCTTCTGTGGAGTACATTGTTGCAGTCCTCTCTGTTTTAAGGTGTGGAGAGTCATTCATGCCTCTAGACCCATCTTGGCCCGAAGAAAGGATACTGTCAGTTGTGTTTTCTTCAAGAGCTGATCTTATTATTGGGTGTGAAAGTTTAGTTGATGATGGTTGTTTTCATCAGCTTGATAATGTACACTGGCTTGCTTCTCGTGGCTATTGTCCTGTTTTGTGTATTTCTATTAGGCAGTGCATTGAAAGACAAGGTCATTTATGTAGTTTAGTATGGCCCTGTGAAAGTGAATCGTCCAGACTCTTTTGTTACTTGATGTACACATCAGGATCAACAGGAAAGCCTAAAGGTGTATGTGGTACTGAAGCAGGTTAGCTGGTGTTCTAGGCTCTTTATTGGAACATCTTATGGATTTTAACTGCCTCAGCTGTAAATGTTTAGTTTAAATCCAATCATtactttgaattttgaatttcctTCTGATATTCATCTGCATCACAATGTTTTCTGTCAGCCCTTTTTCAGGTCTACTAAATCGGTTCCTATGGATGCAAGACTTATACCCCATGCATGGACAAGATTATCTGGTTTTCAAGACATCCATAAGCTTTATTGATCATTTGCAAGAATTTCTGAGTGGCATACTAACTACTTCTACGTTAGTTGTACCTCCATTCAATGTGCTGAAAGAGAATATACTTTGCATGGTTGACTTTTTACAGGTAACTAGCTAAAGTATTTGAAAATTGTCTACCAAAACTTCATAGAACTTTGTCAATTTTTGGGGCGTCATGTAAATGATATCACTGATGgaagcaaaattttttttactttgggGACATGTAATGAGATCATAAACAACTTCTGGGCCACTTAGCCATTTAATATCTTATTCACATGAGGCAAAAGTTTTTGGCTTTTATGCTTTAGTAGTATGCTTCACGAAAGCACATGTAATAGCTTCACGTTCACTGGAACTAGTTTATCATATGTTGTTGATGGTGTCTTTTGCCTATAGTAGGTCTGTACTTTATTTCTCTTAAAAGCAAGTTGTAATTCTCTTGGACCACATGTCAAAGTTTAATTGCCGCTGCATACCTGAATTGTTTTTTCTCTGGGATGTCAATGTGTAGTATGTCTTGTAAAGAATGTAACCATATTCTTACATTGGGAAAAAGCTAGAAGAAGCCAAGTGATGGAACAATGAGCACGATTTAACAATGGAGCTAAACAGGCTATAATTGATATTTTGCAGATcttaaaaacctttcttctcgTTATACTGCACTTGAGATTCAAACATTGTTTTTTCTCAACATGTTgaataatattttctcaattctgaacaatttttttttttttttttactttttgtgtttttgatttCCCTTTTTCCTGTGGCTGCATTATTCTCAATAATTACAAAGGTTATGTAACCTCAGGAGTAGATGtctaaatataaaaaaatgcaTTATAAGTTTAGAAAGTTAGCAATTTGATTTTATCTTCCTTTAAGATAAATGCATGTGCCAAGGTCCTGCATTCTTGCTCATGGTCCAGAGTATAAGAGCATTtgctttttttgtttctttgacaGATATACTCTGTTAACAGGCTCGTTGCAGTTCCATCACTATTGAGAGCAGTCCTCCTTCCTTTGCAAGGTCCACATTATATGGGACTTCGTAGTTCTTTGAAGTTGCTAGTTTTAACTGGTGAAGTTTTGCACCTGTCCCTATGTGAGAGTTTGCTGAAGCTATTGCCCCATACTGCTATCTTGAACTTATACGGGAGTACAGAGGTGAGGAGACTTAATTGTTGCTACTTATCAGATGCCACCAAGAATAGCTATATCTTCAGTGCTTTTTGGTTTTGCTGTTACATTTCTGCTCCTTTTTCCAGTGCTTATGTTATCTTTAATTAGGACCCCCTAAAATAAGAATACGAGATTGTCAAACAATAAAGGTAGAAGGGGTGTCAGACCTACATGCAACTCTGTAGGAAACTTTCCATTTGAGCTAAGGGGCATAATAAAGTTGATGGCCATATTTCAAGAAATGCCATCTCCTCCTTGATAGCTGAAAAATGCTTTAGATTAACGTCTGAGGCATAAATGTTTAGAGATCTACCATTTTCTTCTTAATGGATCTTCTTAGTAGATCTGTCCAGGTTCAGTCAATCTTTTCTGTTCTTTCTCCactatgtttggttgatattgcAGTTTAGACTGTTGGACTTGATCAGACTGTCCTTTGATTTTTTGTACATCAAAAACTaggattcttttttctttattccttTTTTCTCAAAACTTTTTGGACACAAAATCACGTATGTACCTAACACTAACCTGGTCCTGTCACctatgttttgaaaatttggaaagtGGGGTATGTGATTGTTTATTGTGAGAACCAAGTTCCAGAAACGCCTACAATATAGTTTTGTTATATGAAGACTTAGTTATAATGCTATCCCCTTTAGGAAGGTTTTTGTAGTATGTTAGAGGAGCATCTTATGCACTAAACTGCAGCCAGTTTTGCCATTCTGGAATTAGTTATGCAGCCCGGGATCATATTTGTAATTTCTGTATTTATGGTTGCCAATGCAAACTCTGTGTATGGATTGCTCAAGGTGTCGCAGCATATTGTGATGGTGATACTGCACTtcctccccaaaaaaaaaaaaaaaaaaaaaaaaaaacttatgcaTACATTTTATCTGATGTTTTTAGAGCCTTGGAAATTCTGATCTGCAACTCGCTAACATTTCTCCTGGTTTTAGTCAATGTCTTGCACGTTTCTTTCTTCAATATCTTACATATTCAATTCTAAAAACCAAGGTTGCAGGTGATTGTACATACTTTGATTGCAAGCAGTTGCCACTGATCTTGGAAAATGAGATTGTGAGCAGTGTTCCGATTGGCTTACCTCTTTCAAACTGTGATGTGGTGCTCATTGGGGAAAATGCACCAAAATATGGAGAAATTTACGTTCGTGGACTGTGTAATGGTGTTGGATACTTTGATCATCTTTCCATTACTCCATTTGGCCCTGCAAAATTGCCACAAACTTCTTTTATTAATCATACCTCCAGGGATCCGAGACTACAGGGTTACTTCAAAACTGGTGATCTTGCAAGACAACTTCAAAGTggtgattttatttttatcggAAGGGAAGACCGCACCATAAAATTCAATGGGCAGCGGATTGCTTTAGAAGAGATAGAGAACACATTGAGGGAACATCCGGATATAGTTGATGCAGCAGTAACTTGCCTAAAAAAGCACGGAGAAATCTCAAGTATTGAAGCTTATTTGGTGCCAAAGAAAATGCAAGACTCCAATGAAAACTTTAAATCTTCAATTAGGAGTTGGATGGTCAAGAAACTTCCACAAGCACTGATTCCTAGTCGTATCTTCTTTAGTGAATCATTTCCTACTACTTCCTCGGGGAAAGTGGATTATAATATGTTGGATGATTCCTCAAGTTCAAGGGCACATGGTCGGAGTTATGTTGGAGAAATTTGGGATAATGATGACTTGAAATTTATACAAAAGGTTCTTGATAAGTATTCATGATTTAAGTgtttttccttgcttttttatttttttcttctttgtgaTGTTTGTCCAAACTGAACTCTCATTCTGCATAATTAGCATTAGGTACTTCTTCagttttattataatttttcccttttcaaattattgtgCCAATTGCAGGATATTCTGGTGATCTGGTAAATCTGAATTAATAAGTAGGAAAACTTGTGTATGTCTTTGCATGCTTTGCTTACATTTGAATAGAGTAGATTGGAGTGATTGTGAACTTTAGTATTGTTTTTTATGACCAAAACATGTGAGAACTGTTAGCTTGTGCTAACTTATAACTCTGCTAGCTGGTAATTTTTTATCTTGACATTGCCAACCAGTTTGACatctctcttctttctttcactCTAATCAAGACTAGTTCTAACTAACATATGGTAAGTATTAGTACAAGCACTGGATCATCAAACTTTTGGTACTTATTTTATCAATCATGTCTTTGAAGAGCTGGCTGTACTTATTttgttctaaatttttttttaaaaattttacttgtaaacatatacacacacacaaatgCATACTTATACAGTGCTTCCTTAGGTTCATAGCTGTGGCATCTGTTAGTATCgcattttttaattttgcaGATTTGCCTTGTATAATGGATAACCTTCCATTCTTGTCTTTTTTTGATTAAAGAAGGTAATACCAAATGAAATGACACATTAGAAATACACAAAGATGAATTGATACAATATAAAAAGTGGCTAATTGAAGTATAGAGTAGCTTGTGAACATTCGAACAGAAAACTAGAGAGCTAAAGGAATGAAAAACAATAGTTCATGTTACTTTAAAAAGCAGCTGATGTATCTCTTCTGATGACTTATAAATTTGTTCTCAGAATGgtcttttttcaaaatagaGGGTGGTGAAGAGCTAAAAGGgttgattattttatttctaATAAACTTCTTTTACTGCCTGTGTCGAAGTGTAAATCTGATGCTACAGTTTGGTAACATGCTTTTATTTAATTGAGAAATCTACCCATGGATATATCACTGTCCAAATGTGGGGTATGCTGTGTATATACGGAAGTGCATTTCTTGCATAAAAAATTTAACATTTTTTATCTGCTTCCTAAGTTGAAATGCTCCAAACTTGATATGCCATTTGGTGGGCCTGTGGGACGTATTTTCTGATATGCACCTTTATAGAAATGTTTTACCATTAAagatttcgttttttttttttactattaaaGAGAGATCCATTTtggtttttttaaattttttagttCATAATTAGATTGTACTAGAGCTAGTAAGTAAGCTAGTATTATTTCCTCAGGAAAGTATTTCTGACCAATATGTTTGGCTCCAATTAAGCAGGTTTTCAGTGAAGCTTTGATGGTTGACAACATCTCCATTCATGATAATTTTTTTCATAGTGGTGGTAATTCGGTGTCTGCAGCATATGTTGCTTACAACTTAGGAATCAACATGAAATTACTGTATGCTTTTCCAACCCCATTGAAGCTTCAAATGGCTCTTGAGAGGAAGATAGGTTCTTCCCATTATGACTCAAGAAATGAGGATAATGTGAATGTGGATTCAGGAGTAACGGATGAAATATTGCTCCCAGCGTATTCCAAAACTGGCAGTCCTCATGGAATTAAGCCACGTAGAAGAATGTTTGGAGCAGTTGACAATTCAAATACAGAACATCCTACTAAATTATTGAAAAAAGATTCAAGTTTGTGCATCATTCCAAAGGATGGTAATCTGAAAGATAATGGCTTCTGGAGTTCTCATTCATTTAATGCAGCATGTTCTGTCAGCCGTTGCAACAAAATAATGTACTGTAATGGTGGGCATAATAATTTATGTCACACAATCTCCTCTCAGCAAAtttcaagagaaagaaaaggttCTGTGCAAGAATTATGGAAAGTGAATATGGAGTCTTGTGTTGATGCATCTCCACTCATTGTATGTAAAGGGAGTGAAGTCTACCTTTTTGTTGGATCTCACGCTAAGAAATTTGTTTGTGTGGATGCCAGAAGGTATGGAAGATTTCGTAGCTCTTACATATCAAATCATCCTTGTGGATTTTTCAAATAGTATGTTTTGCATTGACACACCCTATGGCATGCTTCCCTATTAGGATGTTTGATTGCATTTGTagattttatgtacgagtttgGGATTGAGAGTTTGTAAGTTGTTTTTAAGTAGTTATGGCCTACCTTAGAATTGTTCAGACCGCAAAGGAAATGTGTACAACAGTTGAGCAGCATAACCTGGAGGTGTACTTATGTTTTGTGATCACACTGCATATCGATTCTAAGCTAGGTTTCTGAAAAAACAAGTTCATTGGTCATAATATTACATGTTTGATAAAAAGATCTTGTCAGTTTCTAGTCAATGTGGCATGAAAAAAACGGTTAATTGGAGAACTCAATCATAAATAAAAGTACCATAATAGCTTTTTCTGGTATTGTTGCATATTTTTCTGCTGAAATAGTACATTCGTTTCATTTCTTCTCTGTCATGGACATAGTTATACTATGTTTTCCTTGTGATgcaaaattaacaatttaagagcatgcttttcactttttccttttgacATTGTAATATGTAATGGATCAAGAATTGATGCTCTCCATGAATTGCTTGCCTGTTCTATTTGTTTGAGTGAGAGAATGCTGCTTTTAGGCACACTATTTTCATTATATTGTTTTACTCCTAATTTACTAACTGCCTTTTAATTGATGCAGCGGCTTTGTGTTATGGGAGGTCAGACTTGAAGGAAGAATAGAAAGTTCGGCTGCAGTTTTGGATGACTTTTCACAGGTTATGTCTTGCTCTCAACTGTGTTTCTTTTAGTATTTTTGCTctgagaaaatttgttttgtaggttgtagTTGGATGCTATCAAGGAAACATCTATTTTCTGCATCTGTCGGATGGCAGCATCTGTTGGAGGTTTCAAACTGGTGGTGAGGTATGATTGTTGTAATCATTTTCTCTGTTCTTATACAATTGCACATGCTTGAACTACATTTGGTTAATCTTCTCGTTGCTTTTTGTTTGTTATTGTGCTTGAGGGTTGCATGGAACATTAGGGGTCCATTATAAGATGAATGGAAAAGTGAAAGGCTTACTTGGATCTCAGTAATTCAAAGCCTAAAGAGCATTGTGTGTaatttaaaagtgcaagtacTCCTTTCATACATCAACTGAAGTGCATTCCAATTCTAAAGCTACAATAAATGCTTACCTGTTGCTTTTTGGACCATTCCTTCTCTCTTGATTTGTTACTGGCTGATTATGTAGATGTATGTTTTCACCATGTGTCCTTATTTGTGATGTTAAGTTCATAACAAGCTACTTTCCTCACTGTTGTTACTGCCTGCCCTTTATCTTTCCTGTTTGCTTTCTGATTGTTGTACCCATTGCCCTTTCCACTTCTTCCTTCTCCTTGTAGTCTCAATCCCGTGGGtgcttatttttttattttttattttttttactgatTCCAGTCTGCACCAGCTCCCACTGATTTTCCCATTGTTTTCCTTCCTCTCTTCTCACAATTCCAGCCTATTCCCAGTAatgaaaataagatttttcccaTTGTCTTTAAAAAAGTCTTTTAGACAATGTTTTGAGGAGACAATCCACCTCTGAAagacctaaaaaaaaaatcaaaagggaGAGTACAGCAAGTCTCAATTCAGGAAATGTTgaagcaataaaattttttctaaatcTCTGCGGACAAAAGGGCACCTTTATTAGCAAATGCATATCTTATGCCATCTTATAAACATGTAGAAAGtggcaataaaaatgaaaattaatgtCGATTTATTTGTAAAACAGGTGACCAATCATTGTTTACATTGTTTGGTGACTTCAAATTTGTAATCTCTAATCTAGAAAAGATACAAATGTTTTAAATGGGACTGACTAATTATACTTTTGGATACTTTCCAGCCTGAGTCCTAGACTTGAAAGATCTTGTCAATGTTACTCTGGCAAATGCTAAAAGTATGTTGCAATAGATTAAGGACCACTGAATTGGACATGGTGTTGGTAAACAAAAAGTTGCTTGTTGCATATGTATTTTTACAAATTCACTTGCAAATAAACTCTGGTGCATAACTCTTTTATTTGCTAAATGAAAGCATATTAACTCCCTCTCTGTAGATGATATTATATGTTGATGAAGAAGTTCATTACCTCTATTGATTTCTAAACCTGACCTATCAGTTTCTTAGTTATTTGTGTTCATTCATGAGGTGTTTATAGCAAGTTTTGGAACTTGCTTAGTTCCATCATAAGTATTTATCCTTCATCTTAACCATGATTTTAAGATCCAAAAATTACAGTATGAACTTTGATATTGTATTAACAATTTGCAAAAcagattcttgttttcttttcttttttttttgaaaagcaaaAAACTATTCTTTCCTTGTGAGGTTGAACATTTATATCCTGATGTTGGTACTGTAGTTTTGTTATCAGTTGAGAAGGTTGGTTGTGAAATTTAACTAATGAGAAAGTGAAATATTTGTGTTATAGCAAGTGCTGTTAAAATTCCCCTGATCTGTACTTGAATCACATTGGAATATTCAAGTTGCGCTCGGTTAGCCTTGTGCAAAACCTATACAAACTGTTTTCCATGAGTAGCTAGCACCTTGTTTTCTGATAGTAATGTCCAAGTCACACTTGGTTAGCCTTGAGCAATACAAACTGTTTTCCATGAGTAGCTAGTGCCTTCTTTTCTGATAGGATGATATTCCCTACTTATGGAATTATGTACTTggttttcttgggtcaaatcttTATTCAGATATGCTTGAGTGTATTTTGGCATATAAAGAGGCTTAGATTTGCCTTATTTCAGTGATAATTAAATAGCATTTTTAATGTTATGGATAATTACAGATGGTAAATCATCATATCCAAAATTTCAACTATTAATGCATGtactttattatttagtttCCCTTTCCAGAATAGCTTCAAACTGGGTAAAAACTACATCAGCtttacctatttttcctttgttaTATGAAGGTTAAATCTCAACCAGTGGTGGACAAGCTGAGGCACTTGGTCTggtaatgttttattttgagcttcttctttctttctttagaGGAAGTATAGTTTTCCATAATTCATTATACTTTAGGAAACTTTATTCTTCTCAATGCTTGCATGTATGCATGATTTTGTTCAAGCATATAGAGTCAAGGGAACCTTGGATGCATTTCCTCGAAGTGCAccgctccaaaaaaaaaaaggaatggtttttggattgtaattgatGGTTTTTGAGAAAAACTGTCAATTTCATTGAAAAGAttttaaaaaggaagaaagacaGGAAAGGTGTTTGCTGGAGTTCTTAGTTTACAGCCATGTGTGAAACATTTCGGATTTTGGGaacttttaatttatttcagagATTCTTCCGACAAGCAAAAGGAATGAGTGATATGTGGACAATGGAAAAGATACTAATGTCCTTAAAATTCTTGTAATATTTAGGTCTAGTGCTTGATAGCAGAATAAAATCATCACAGCCTTAAGTTCATTGAATGTTTTGGAAGCAGTTAATTGGCTCCAATTTTTTACATTTCCTTCAGTTAGTCATCTTTATTTCCTGGTTATTTGAGGTTCAGTCAGGGTTGGTGGGTTCCCTTGTTTATTGCTGGCAATCTGTAATGTCAGGTTTGTAGCCTTTTGAGCCAATAGAATAATTTTCAGCTATTATTCCCCATTTTAGCCACCCCACAATCTGCCAAAGGGAACTTGGAACCTAAGCTTTTCTATATGGACTGGTTTTTAGAATAATTACTGGAGCAATGTTTGTGTTGTGATGTATGTGGGATAAAAAGGTGAGTGGAAAACATGTTTGTGATGCAAGTAAAAAAAGTTTttccaaataataataaaattaaccaAGCACACTTCACTGGCAGCTTCTCTCTACATATAATCCAAATTTTAATGCATTTTGGCAATCTTCTCTGCAGGTGTGGATCATATGACCACAATCTGTATGGACTTGATTATAAAGGCTATTCTTGTAGTTACAAACTTTATTGCGGGGGGAGTATATTTGGTGCACCTGCTCTTGATGAGGTTTGTCATCCATTATTTCATCttaatttcctttcttttttcctcgtGTGTACCGTTAAGTTGCAGTTATTTTTCCTTTAAGTAGAATTGGCTAATTGTGGAGGAGTTTAGTGCTTTGTCTTTTTGACTGGTTGACTTTCACTTTGTAGACCCATCTTGTAAACATTGTTGTCAATAGGAAATTTAATAGGTGGTTTGGTTTTCAGAAACTTCTTTAGGAAATTTAATTGTCAGTATGAAGATGTTAATTTGAAGAAACGTAAAGGTACTTATGACTTTGAATACTGTTAGCCACTGCATTATGATTTCTAGTTGGTAATGGCAGTTCAAAGGAAGCTGACTTTTGGTAAGCGGCTCAACTTTAACCCCTGCTGCCGGAGGTAGtttataattttgaaaaacGATGAAAGCGTGATTTGATAAATTCCATTAAAGCTGTTACTATCTGGGTAAAGCTTAAGGATTTTAAATGTTATAATAGAATTCCATTTTCTGATTTACATAAAATGCCTTTCTTATATAAGTGAAATTTTAGTTTACAAGAATATAATTGGAATTCAAAGGCTATATGAGACTTTATTCTAACTACTTGCTCCCCTCTTTCagtatacaatttttttagggtttttctctTTATCCAATTGGCATACGTTTGCTTATGCTTTTTAatgtgcaattttttttaatggatCTATGCAAAAATAACCACTTAACTCTAAAGAAGCTTCTTTTCCTCTTAATTTTGATATGGTAATTGAATCGTTTACAGATTCTCTATGGCTTTTTGGTGTACATGCTGTTATCATTTGTAGTATCGCTCTACCACTATACTCTGCATTACTGATAACTTGCATCCAAATTTGACAATTCCAAATTTTTAGATGCGTGAGAAGCTCTTTGTGGCATCTACTAGTGGGATACTGACTGCATTTTCCTTAAAGGTATTAGATCTGCAACTCTTAACTTCGGTTGAATTAGTTGGTGTTTACACCATTGATGTCAGATTAAATGAAGGATGTTCTTTATGCAAGTTTCTGAACTGTGTATGAAGGCGAGATGGATGTCTGTTTTGGGCACAAAACCCATGTGGCAATTAGACTATTCTGATGTTAAATTTTGGCACTCTGTatttgttttggttcaaatATGCCAATGACTTTTTAAAGTCTATGGGTCTGGTTCCTTCTCTAGTTTCAGATGTGAAATCCAGGATCTTCCATTGATTTTGGAATATAACAAGTTTTTGCTGAAAAGAAcaatccatttttcttctctctttttcttgtcctttttgttttgtttcattTCATATTCATAGAATTACAGCCCACTGAATACCAGTCATGCTACTGCTTTGATTACAGCAACTTCCTCAGAAACCACCATGCTGCTGCGGTCCTTGCTCCCATTCCCTTTCTGCCATCGCCATAAAACTGAACAATGCCCCTCTGTCTCCCTTGGCCCCCTATGCAGACATTGTAGCTGTCCTCCCTGATTCTCAGTGCACCTCAGATGGGGTTATTGTTAGTTTTTGGGACCTTAGAtttggttttctttttcatgCTGCATGTTAGAAACAAGTGTACATATGCGGTACTCTGAGATAATTAAGTTCCTTATGATATGAGTATTGTTCTTGGCTGCCCATCTTTTTTCATCTGCTGGGAATCTATCTGGGATTAAGCTATGTTTTCATGCAGGATTCATCATGCAGTAAATCATGGATCCAGGACTTAGAAGCACCTGTATTTGGATCTGTTTTAATCAATTTTAACAATGGAAATGGTATGTTAGAATTACATATTACCAACCTTGTTGCTTCCTACTTCATTAGTATATGTGTGCCATTTCTGGGGAAAAAAATGCTGGTGGGATGTTTGCATGGATATTGTGTAGATTTATTTCTCTCAGGCACTTCAAATTTCTGTATTGTATTCAGAGTCTAAAATCTTGTACCCACAgacttcacaaaattaatacAGCTGGGTGGTCGAGAGCCACTTTCATATAACCCCGTCGTTGTCTTCCAGTTATTTGCTGCTTGGTTGATGGCAATGTTGTTTCATTGGATGCTGATGGATCCATTCTTTGGAAGGTATGGCTACATGTCTCAGTTAATGGACCTATTAAATCACCTATTTGTGCTAAATTCCAATTGCTGGATACGTATCTTAGTGCTCTACTATTAATTGATTCTCAGGAGAGATTACATACCACTCAGGGTTAATTAGGCTCAGATCCTCTGAGAGATGTCTGGATTACCAATAGGTTTTCTGATATGTTGGAAACTACACTAGCATCCTTGGGAAGAGAAATAAATATATAGGTTCATCATTGAAACCCCTTCAGAATATACATTCAGGGCTACGAAATTATTTGAAGAAATAAACAGATATACAAGTACACCCGAGAATCAGAAATAGGAAAAGGACAATAGTTATGTAGGTTTTTGTTCCTTGTCTTTAATTAGGAGTGCAGTTGTCGCCCATTCAAATTCTTCCTTCCCATCCTTTCTGGGGTGCAAAATGGAAGGTACATGGTAACTACACCTCAAGAGTACCCCTCCTATGAGACACAGATTTTAACAAACGTAATAAACGGAAATGTACAGTAAATAGAAATGCCAAACCATTGagaatttcctttttcctccACCCACTTATCCCTACCTCCTTGGAACAACCCATTTTGCCAGCCACCGTGGGCTTCTCCCTTCCTGTCCTATTTGCCCCTGCCATTACTGTAACACAGTGTCCCTTTCCTTCACTGTGCTTCCTGACCATTGGAACTCCAATGCAGTTACCACCTCCACTCCCTCTCTACTTAAAACCCTCCATGCTATCTTCCTTTTGCCATTATTCCTCCAACCAGCCCACCTTCTTCCTTGAACAAACTGCCGCTGTCCTCAATACCACCTCAATCTAACTAAGAAATCATTAGCCCCAGCCATAAATTCCCTTTCTCCAAACGTTTGTTGTAGCAGCCACCTTCCCTGCTACCAATCCAACAAACCTTTCTTTCCACGTCGTGCCTCTGATTCTGGTATTATTGCTCAAAAGATCCGTTTTCCATACCATAGCAACGTCAACATTTCAGATCCAGCCCATCTGCTTGTGCATTTCCTGTGGGATGAGTGAACAAATTTGTTTGTGCAGTTGTGACTTTGTACGCATGTACCTTTTCTCGTCTGAGAGTGACTCTGTGTTCTATCTGCATGT
This portion of the Coffea arabica cultivar ET-39 chromosome 2e, Coffea Arabica ET-39 HiFi, whole genome shotgun sequence genome encodes:
- the LOC113732104 gene encoding putative acyl-activating enzyme 19 isoform X2 translates to MADDAPPPPPPLPPELKLPVCCISHLFQKAATNSPDKIAVIHASGGAKLISQQYDVNSLSSWLRRILDGADDPHIIKPQSGYKLGGQQANSDKNSESMGFFNLSGEQVTKLHDKCMPRRIGIYMEPSVEYIVAVLSVLRCGESFMPLDPSWPEERILSVVFSSRADLIIGCESLVDDGCFHQLDNVHWLASRGYCPVLCISIRQCIERQGHLCSLVWPCESESSRLFCYLMYTSGSTGKPKGVCGTEAGLLNRFLWMQDLYPMHGQDYLVFKTSISFIDHLQEFLSGILTTSTLVVPPFNVLKENILCMVDFLQIYSVNRLVAVPSLLRAVLLPLQGPHYMGLRSSLKLLVLTGEVLHLSLCESLLKLLPHTAILNLYGSTEVAGDCTYFDCKQLPLILENEIVSSVPIGLPLSNCDVVLIGENAPKYGEIYVRGLCNGVGYFDHLSITPFGPAKLPQTSFINHTSRDPRLQGYFKTGDLARQLQSGDFIFIGREDRTIKFNGQRIALEEIENTLREHPDIVDAAVTCLKKHGEISSIEAYLVPKKMQDSNENFKSSIRSWMVKKLPQALIPSRIFFSESFPTTSSGKVDYNMLDDSSSSRAHGRSYVGEIWDNDDLKFIQKVFSEALMVDNISIHDNFFHSGGNSVSAAYVAYNLGINMKLLYAFPTPLKLQMALERKIGSSHYDSRNEDNVNVDSGVTDEILLPAYSKTGSPHGIKPRRRMFGAVDNSNTEHPTKLLKKDSSLCIIPKDGNLKDNGFWSSHSFNAACSVSRCNKIMYCNGGHNNLCHTISSQQISRERKGSVQELWKVNMESCVDASPLIVCKGSEVYLFVGSHAKKFVCVDARSGFVLWEVRLEGRIESSAAVLDDFSQVVVGCYQGNIYFLHLSDGSICWRFQTGGEVKSQPVVDKLRHLVWCGSYDHNLYGLDYKGYSCSYKLYCGGSIFGAPALDEMREKLFVASTSGILTAFSLKQLPQKPPCCCGPCSHSLSAIAIKLNNAPLSPLAPYADIVAVLPDSQCTSDGVIDSSCSKSWIQDLEAPVFGSVLINFNNGNVICCLVDGNVVSLDADGSILWKALCGGPIFAGPCISETLPSQVLVCSRDGSIYSFKLENGDLLWQQALGYPITSSAYIDENLELTSDASHLADRLVCVCTSAGSISVLRINLDAAGGASQPPENDMVQEIARLELGGDIFSSPVMIGGKIFVGCRDDYVYCLEFEADREANW